One genomic window of Diospyros lotus cultivar Yz01 chromosome 8, ASM1463336v1, whole genome shotgun sequence includes the following:
- the LOC127807539 gene encoding probable carboxylesterase 2, whose amino-acid sequence MDSEIAQELLPLVRVYKDGRVERLLGTDTVPAGVDPLTGVLSKDVTGVIPGNEEVYVRIYLPDIQNLEKLPLLVYFHGGGFCLSTPAAPLYHSYLNKLVAEARVVAVSVHYRRPPEHPLPTAYEDSWAALQWAVSHANGEGPEPWLNNHADFGRVFLSGESAGANIVHNLAMVAGNPGSGGLQGVDILGVALVHSYFWGSDPIGSEALDPDRRATVDRLWAFVCPSNPDNDDPRVNPVGDGAPSLSGLGCRRALVCVAEKDVMRDRGWMYFQELGRSGWTGVVEIHETEEEDHAFHLHNLDSERAACLIRRLAAFLNRDMPPPPI is encoded by the coding sequence ATGGATTCCGAAATTGCTCAGGAGCTGCTCCCGTTGGTCCGAGTCTACAAAGACGGCCGCGTCGAGCGGCTTCTCGGCACCGACACCGTTCCAGCCGGCGTCGATCCTCTAACCGGCGTTCTGTCCAAGGACGTAACTGGCGTCATCCCCGGAAACGAAGAAGTCTATGTCCGTATCTACCTCCCTGACATCCAAAACCTAGAGAAGCTGCCTCTCCTCGTCTACTTCCACGGCGGGGGCTTCTGCTTGTCCACGCCAGCCGCTCCCCTGTACCACTCCTATCTCAACAAGCTCGTCGCCGAAGCCCGCGTTGTCGCCGTCTCAGTGCACTACCGGCGGCCCCCCGAACACCCTCTTCCCACTGCTTACGAAGACTCTTGGGCTGCGCTTCAGTGGGCTGTTTCGCACGCTAACGGCGAAGGCCCCGAGCCATGGTTGAACAACCACGCCGACTTCGGGCGAGTCTTCTTGTCCGGCGAGAGCGCCGGAGCCAACATCGTTCACAATCTGGCAATGGTGGCCGGAAATCCGGGGTCCGGCGGGCTGCAGGGCGTGGACATTCTAGGGGTTGCGCTGGTTCATTCCTACTTCTGGGGTTCGGACCCTATCGGGTCGGAGGCACTGGACCCGGATAGGAGGGCAACCGTGGATCGGCTGTGGGCGTTTGTGTGCCCGTCGAACCCGGATAACGATGACCCTCGGGTGAACCCAGTGGGCGACGGAGCCCCGAGCTTGAGCGGGTTGGGGTGCCGGAGAGCGTTGGTGTGCGTGGCGGAGAAGGATGTGATGAGGGATAGAGGTTGGATGTACTTTCAGGAGTTGGGTCGGAGCGGGTGGACGGGTGTGGTAGAGATCCATGAGACGGAAGAGGAGGATCATGCCTTCCATTTGCACAACCTGGACAGTGAGAGAGCTGCGTGTTTGATCCGACGGTTGGCAGCTTTCCTCAATAGGGACATGCCTCCTCCTCCAATTTGA
- the LOC127807540 gene encoding uncharacterized protein LOC127807540, which translates to MAGKPTVTCNWLLSSKSDNLHLSAVTEKGEIWTNVDCIKVVSAGDNYRNDDRRCKTPLSNNGCFQDSNTCLSSPQPSSIFRFVPTLSHPRKDCRFHWIGLRQVIWGKNYAISQVET; encoded by the exons ATGGCAGGCAAACCAACAGTGACTTGTAATTGGCTGCTCTCCTCCAAATCTGATAATCTACACTTGTCGGCGGTGACGGAAAAAGGAGAAATCTGGACCAATGTTGACTGCATAAAGGTAGTCTCCGCCGGCGACAACTATCGGAACGATGATCGGCGGTGCAAGACCCCCCTCTCTAATAATGGTTGTTTCCAAGATTCCAACACTTGTTTGAGTTCTCCGCAACCCAGTTCCATCTTTAG GTTTGTTCCTACACTTTCACATCCAAGAAAGGATTGTCGTTTTCATTGGATCGGATTGAGGCAGGTTATATGGGGGAAAAATTATGCTATTTCCCAAGTTGAAACTTGA